The proteins below come from a single Candidatus Bathyarchaeota archaeon genomic window:
- a CDS encoding DUF362 domain-containing protein, whose product MVQSKVAIVHGERGHQPVFDALDLIDYKSALAGYSRVLIKVNFITTMTWDSGATTDPMVVEALILRLKQLPVEVAVVESDASMTSADKAFQATGMADLCSRHNVPYLNLRYQKDKVKLAIPQGDALKDITVPRIVTESAIISAAKMKTHMATKVTLGMKNMFGMLPDKLKFKYHAKGISKVVVDINTVLKPHLTVIDGFVAMEGKGPSNGTPLRMDLILAGKDPVATDATGARVMGIDPHQISHIRGASQKGIGEIDDIEVVGCSIDEVKREFKQK is encoded by the coding sequence ATGGTGCAATCCAAAGTAGCAATCGTCCATGGCGAACGCGGCCACCAACCGGTTTTTGACGCACTGGACCTAATCGACTACAAATCCGCGCTTGCAGGCTACAGCCGTGTACTCATAAAAGTCAACTTCATAACCACAATGACCTGGGACAGCGGCGCCACAACCGACCCCATGGTGGTGGAAGCCCTTATCCTGCGCTTAAAGCAGCTGCCCGTGGAGGTTGCAGTCGTGGAATCCGACGCCAGCATGACCAGCGCCGACAAAGCCTTCCAAGCCACAGGCATGGCGGACCTCTGCAGCCGCCACAACGTGCCCTACCTTAACCTGCGTTATCAAAAAGACAAAGTTAAACTCGCCATTCCCCAAGGCGACGCCCTCAAAGACATAACTGTGCCCCGCATAGTCACCGAATCCGCCATCATAAGCGCCGCCAAAATGAAAACCCACATGGCCACCAAGGTTACGCTTGGAATGAAGAACATGTTTGGGATGCTTCCTGACAAACTCAAATTCAAGTATCACGCTAAGGGCATAAGCAAAGTCGTCGTGGACATAAACACAGTGCTTAAGCCGCATCTAACAGTTATCGATGGCTTCGTCGCGATGGAGGGTAAGGGACCCAGCAACGGCACTCCCCTTAGGATGGATTTGATTTTGGCGGGCAAAGACCCCGTTGCCACAGACGCCACCGGCGCCAGAGTCATGGGCATCGACCCGCACCAAATCAGCCACATACGAGGCGCCAGCCAGAAGGGCATAGGCGAAATCGACGACATAGAGGTTGTGGGCTGCAGCATAGATGAGGTTAAGCGGGAATTCAAACAAAAATAG
- a CDS encoding type II/IV secretion system ATPase subunit: MGLKKQKNAAEQESRPMFSLELFKRPKKQCAPQSNSKSSSSTLKETYDSQFRDFYTVTPPFGNVGIQSDKTSGRLLYRVIEPAMTTCEQDTLAKLKKMLREETNISLSELKDETRLDAHLMAEAKKIIKRFKLDVTSKSLDKFDYFIKRDFLGYGPIDVLIRDPNIEDISCNGTGIPVYVWHRLYESLPSNVQFDTRAELDAFITRLAYRSGHQISISNPILEGALPEGFRIHVTLEEVSKRGGTFTIRKVRANPFNIIDLINLGTMPTLIGAYFWILVENKRSIIASGATASGKTALLNSICTFIPPEMKVVTIEEVRELRLHENWIPMVTRPSVQSGIKEVTLFDLLKSSLRQRPDYIIVGEIRGEEAFTLFQSISVGHGGMCTIHAEDVPAVKKRLLTKPMDIPPMLIPMMNVVAQLNRTKFHDKIVRRITEVSEIDENGEFKKLFEWDPRDDTINLAVSNIKESLVLDRIANAKHISIEQVVEDLKKRDLILKWMVQNQISSYEEVASLIRKYYVTPKDIFNQVRFGA; the protein is encoded by the coding sequence GTGGGGCTGAAAAAACAGAAAAATGCAGCCGAGCAGGAATCAAGGCCAATGTTTTCTCTTGAGCTCTTCAAGAGACCAAAAAAGCAATGTGCCCCCCAATCCAACAGCAAGTCAAGCAGCTCTACCTTAAAAGAGACATATGATTCCCAGTTTAGAGACTTCTATACAGTTACACCGCCTTTTGGCAACGTCGGCATCCAATCGGATAAAACCTCAGGTAGGTTGCTGTATCGCGTTATTGAGCCAGCGATGACAACATGCGAACAAGATACATTGGCAAAACTAAAGAAGATGCTTCGGGAAGAAACCAACATTTCTCTCTCTGAGCTAAAGGATGAAACCAGGCTTGACGCGCATTTAATGGCTGAAGCAAAAAAAATCATTAAGCGATTTAAACTCGACGTAACCAGCAAATCCCTGGATAAATTCGATTACTTCATCAAGAGGGATTTTCTCGGTTATGGCCCAATTGATGTTTTAATCAGAGACCCAAACATCGAGGATATAAGCTGTAACGGCACAGGCATCCCCGTGTATGTCTGGCATCGACTCTACGAATCCTTGCCCTCCAACGTCCAGTTTGATACACGCGCAGAACTCGATGCCTTCATAACCCGGCTTGCTTACCGTTCAGGCCACCAGATTTCGATTTCTAACCCTATACTCGAAGGCGCGCTCCCCGAGGGCTTCCGAATCCACGTCACCCTAGAAGAAGTGTCAAAGAGAGGCGGCACCTTCACGATCCGTAAAGTACGCGCCAACCCCTTCAACATCATCGACCTCATCAACCTCGGAACGATGCCCACACTTATCGGCGCCTACTTCTGGATATTAGTAGAAAACAAACGGTCCATAATCGCTTCGGGCGCAACGGCATCTGGGAAAACGGCGCTTCTGAATTCAATCTGCACCTTTATTCCCCCCGAAATGAAGGTTGTCACAATAGAGGAAGTTCGGGAACTGCGTTTGCACGAAAACTGGATTCCCATGGTAACTCGCCCCTCTGTTCAATCGGGCATCAAGGAGGTTACGCTCTTTGATTTGCTAAAGTCCTCTCTTAGGCAAAGACCCGACTACATCATCGTCGGCGAAATAAGAGGCGAAGAAGCCTTTACGCTTTTCCAAAGCATCTCGGTTGGACACGGCGGCATGTGCACGATTCACGCGGAGGATGTGCCGGCTGTTAAGAAGCGTCTTTTAACTAAGCCCATGGATATTCCGCCGATGCTTATTCCAATGATGAACGTGGTTGCTCAGTTAAACAGAACTAAGTTCCATGACAAAATCGTCAGGAGAATCACTGAGGTATCTGAAATCGACGAGAATGGAGAATTCAAGAAGCTTTTCGAATGGGACCCTCGAGATGACACAATAAACCTGGCGGTTTCCAACATCAAAGAAAGCCTAGTTCTTGACAGAATCGCAAATGCCAAGCATATATCAATCGAGCAGGTAGTGGAGGACCTCAAAAAGCGGGATTTAATTTTAAAATGGATGGTTCAAAACCAGATTAGCTCCTACGAGGAAGTAGCCAGCCTCATCAGAAAATACTACGTGACCCCCAAAGACATCTTCAACCAAGTGAGGTTTGGGGCTTAA
- a CDS encoding type II secretion system F family protein, with translation MFNQRFSGLILNASYRLFGGFVPELPKIKRDFDKSGMKIAFESYVALTIFVGVAVFAVSAPVSLSLQLLFSVPLSKGLIGAVVLAFIACMVALMVLVAYPLTRINKNKNEIESNLIYTVGYMSVLSAGGVAIERIFERVVEVEPHRAIKELALRFTVNIKLFGADIGASLKDIQGRSASDTFSNLLLSVYNTSKTSGDLKGLLAFETNNLLALKREQLKKRLASMVALAELYITAMVMAPVTFIIMITLLSVLGGASMSLSPVSQLNLIVFFGIPVICVVFILILDSTLPRED, from the coding sequence ATGTTTAACCAACGATTTTCAGGATTAATATTGAATGCAAGCTATCGGCTATTTGGCGGTTTTGTCCCTGAACTGCCAAAAATAAAGCGAGATTTTGATAAAAGCGGCATGAAGATCGCCTTTGAATCCTATGTTGCATTAACAATCTTTGTTGGTGTCGCCGTATTTGCCGTCTCCGCACCGGTGTCGTTATCGCTTCAGCTTCTCTTCAGCGTTCCACTATCTAAGGGCCTGATAGGCGCCGTAGTTTTGGCTTTCATCGCCTGCATGGTAGCCTTGATGGTTCTGGTTGCTTATCCACTAACACGCATCAACAAGAACAAAAACGAGATCGAGTCCAATCTTATTTACACCGTGGGCTACATGAGTGTTCTCTCAGCCGGCGGAGTAGCGATCGAGCGAATATTTGAGCGCGTAGTCGAGGTTGAACCCCACCGCGCAATCAAAGAGTTGGCGCTAAGATTTACAGTCAACATAAAACTCTTCGGCGCCGACATAGGCGCTTCACTTAAAGATATTCAAGGGCGAAGTGCCTCAGATACCTTCTCGAACCTTCTACTTAGCGTCTATAATACCTCTAAAACCAGCGGTGACCTGAAAGGTCTCTTGGCATTCGAAACTAACAATCTTTTGGCCTTGAAGCGTGAGCAGCTAAAGAAAAGACTGGCAAGTATGGTGGCACTCGCGGAACTCTACATCACCGCGATGGTTATGGCTCCGGTGACTTTCATCATAATGATTACTCTCCTCTCGGTTCTAGGTGGGGCCTCGATGAGTTTATCCCCCGTTAGCCAACTTAACCTGATTGTGTTCTTCGGTATACCCGTCATTTGTGTAGTGTTCATTTTGATCTTAGACAGCACTCTGCCAAGGGAGGACTAA
- a CDS encoding type II secretion system F family protein — MFFNKRLRTAVWVTSIIVGILVILSPIIAGSYVPTQPYLIPLSQQTNNIITFGLLIAILFPAVVEYINHRWVSQIERSIPRLLRDIAEAVNSGVTLPKAVEEATDKGYGPLSKELTRVMASFALGNSWEDSVMSLTKRVSSPSLARFATILVEANQSGGKISEVLDMSVGLFSNIEQYKQEQRNNMKPYLYTVYAAIAIFLVIAVIVLNQFLIPLAASSKTSGGLGSTVNVLDTNYYASILFWASNVEALFAGLIAGKIGDNCYPAGLRHSVVLLILSLVFFNIVGGLT; from the coding sequence ATGTTCTTTAACAAGCGCTTACGAACCGCAGTTTGGGTGACCTCCATAATCGTCGGCATCCTAGTTATCCTTTCTCCAATCATAGCGGGTTCATACGTGCCCACGCAGCCCTATCTAATTCCCCTCAGCCAACAAACAAACAACATCATCACCTTCGGTTTACTGATTGCCATATTGTTCCCTGCAGTCGTTGAATACATCAACCATCGCTGGGTCAGCCAGATTGAGCGGTCTATTCCCCGTTTGCTGCGCGATATTGCTGAGGCAGTAAATTCGGGGGTAACCCTGCCTAAAGCAGTCGAGGAAGCCACCGACAAAGGCTATGGGCCTCTATCAAAGGAGCTTACCCGGGTTATGGCTTCTTTTGCGTTAGGTAACAGCTGGGAAGACTCAGTTATGTCCTTAACTAAACGCGTCAGCAGCCCCTCGCTTGCACGGTTCGCCACGATACTTGTCGAGGCTAATCAGTCAGGCGGAAAAATAAGTGAGGTGCTCGACATGAGTGTGGGGCTCTTCTCAAACATCGAGCAGTACAAGCAGGAACAGCGCAACAACATGAAGCCTTACCTCTACACCGTATATGCGGCGATAGCTATCTTCTTGGTAATTGCAGTAATCGTGCTAAACCAATTTCTGATTCCTCTTGCAGCCTCATCTAAAACATCCGGGGGCCTAGGCAGCACCGTGAACGTCTTAGACACCAACTATTACGCCTCAATACTGTTTTGGGCATCGAATGTAGAGGCCCTGTTTGCCGGTTTAATCGCAGGTAAAATCGGAGACAACTGCTACCCCGCAGGGTTACGGCATTCAGTTGTTCTGTTAATCTTATCTCTGGTTTTCTTTAACATTGTAGGAGGATTAACTTGA